From the genome of Cryptococcus neoformans var. neoformans B-3501A chromosome 1, whole genome shotgun sequence, one region includes:
- a CDS encoding hypothetical protein (Similar to gi|42541156|gb|AAS19471.1| EARLY FLOWERING 5 [Arabidopsis thaliana], FASTA scores: opt: 428, E(): 1.1e-09, (31.429% identity (53.714% similar) in 350 aa overlap (4-330:8-313))), protein MAKKSHNPAEAYRKQLKAKELKKNKEARQKARETQTVKKDTRELETEIRSLKAENNPSNKKKIQELESELQYVSKLKEKYVSEHPEEHDRIYNIRRKTEQDQDGEGEGSGSGKQLYDERGRLRNPKRSVYYDPVYNPFGVPPPGMPYRERTEEEESEEDESDDDIVMPEGPPPDSDEEGDGDDSDDSDDIPLPEGLPPEPQAILPVPPLPSGPPLPPSGSGFFPPSAGYRPPHHFAYGVPPPPPPGLRPPMPPRPHAPNVAHNRPPVPVQDPLSNKPTIPYQAHKMAHALPTRPSGPSGTGVSTSASPKPIPVAASSDAKAPITQSAGVPGASGEISAAPVLRDLRKETTAFVPRGVRRRKAGPGGSSNGAGGMTVNAAPGAGEIDEDGDEIKRPKLAEGEGLLGKLSGVLGGAHGVLGKNGSEEKRDVDDDYQKFLEGLGDIG, encoded by the exons ATGGCTAAGAAGAGCCACAATCCAGCAGAGGCGTATC GCAAGCAGCTCAAGGCGAAAGAGCTCAAAAAG AACAAAGAAGCAAGGCAGAAAGCAAGAGAGACACAGACTGTAAAGAAGGATACAAGAGAGCTCGAAACAGAAATTCGTTCTCTCAAGGCTGAGA ATAATCCATccaacaagaagaaaatcCAAGAGTTGGAATCAGAGTTGCAGTATGTTTCAAAGCTAAAGGAAAAATACGTCTCGGAACATCCAGAGGAACATGATCGCATATACAACATACGGCGCAAGACTGAGCAGGACCAAGACGGTGAAGGCGAGGGGTCTGGATCGGGGAAGCAGCTTTACGATGAACGAGGGAGACTGAGGAACCCAAAGAGGAGTGTCTATTATGATCCAGTATATAACCCATTCGGTGTCCCTCCGCCCGGAATGCCCTACCGTGAAAGAA ccgaggaagaagagagcgaggaagatgaaagcgACGACGATATAGTCATGCCTGAAGGTCCGCCACCAGacagtgatgaagagggcgatggcgatgatTCTGATGATTCAGACGACATTCCGCTACCCGAGGGACTGCCTCCGGAGCCACAGGCCATTTTGCCGGTACCGCCTCTGCCGAGTGGCCCGCCTTTGCCGCCCAGTGGCTCAGGATTTTTCCCGCCATCGGCAGGATACCGACCTCCCCATCATTTCGCCTATGGTgtacctcctccacccccaCCTGGCTTACGTCCCCCCATGCCACCACGGCCTCACGCCCCTAATGTTGCTCATAATAGGCCACCGGTACCTGTGCAAGACCCATTGAGCAATAAGCCAACTATTCCTTACCAGGCGCACAAGATGGCACATGCTCTGCCGACTCGACCTTCTGGACCAAGCGGTACCGGTGTCTCCACATCTGCATCCCCTAAACCCATACCTGTCGCTGCGTCAAGCGATGCAAAAGCCCCCATTACACAATCTGCAGGAGTGCCCGGAGCATCAGGAGAAATTTCTGCCGCCCCTGTGCTGCGTGATTTACGCAAGGAAACGACAGCGTTCGTTCCGCGAGGCGTCAGGCGACGTAAAGCAGGTCCTGGCGGTTCTTCTAATGGCGCAGGTGGAATGACAGTGAATGCAGCACCGGGAGCTGGtgagattgatgaagacggGGATGAGATCAAACGACCCAAGCTGGCGGAGGGGGAAGGACTCCTGGGCAAGTTGAGTGGGGTTCTTGGGGGTGCACACGGCGTACTTGGGAAAAACGGGTCTGAAGAGAAACGGGATGTGGACGACGACTATCAAAAGTTCCTGGAAGGTCTGGGAGATATTGGATAA
- a CDS encoding hypothetical protein (Match to ESTs gb|CF194784.1|CF194784, gb|CF186634.1|CF186634, gb|CF186000.1|CF186000; Similar to gi|46098193|gb|EAK83426.1| hypothetical protein UM02388.1 [Ustilago maydis 521], FASTA scores: opt: 513, E(): 4.8e-28, (52.597% identity (77.273% similar) in 154 aa overlap (6-156:4-154)); HMMPfam hit to P16-Arc, ARP2/3 complex 16 kDa subunit (p16-Arc), score: 146.2, E(): 7.1e-41) — protein sequence MSDYAFRKIDIDALDEDVLLPSDLYDPDPRGPDGVLEDAKRRSADVRGLVSRGDVAGALSTILTDPPYGDGVDEAKSLTTSSLLLILNSTRSADIPTMIKNLDQVQQDRLMAYLYKGMAVLAQGGEVSGSVLLTWHEKLTEVAGVGCIVRVMTDRKTL from the exons ATGTCAGACTACGCGTTCCGAAAGATCGATATCGATGCgttggatgaggatgttcTCCTGCCGTCTGATCTGTATGACCCCGATCCGAGAGGACCTGACGGTGTGCTGGAAGATGCGAAGCGAAGGAGTGCAGACGTTAGGGGTTTGGTGAGCCG AGGCGATGTGGCAGGTGCCCTCAGTACAATCTTGACAGATCCGCCATATGGGGACGGTGTGGATGAAGCCAAG AGTCTCACgacttcctctcttctacTCATCCTCAATTCCACACGCTCAGCTGATATCCCCACCATGATCAAGAATCTCGACCAAGTACAGCAAGACCGATTGATGGCGTACCTGTACAAGGGAATGGCGGTATTGGCTCAGGGCGGAGAAGTCAGTGGAAGTGTACTCCTGACGTGGCATGAAAAG CTTACCGAGGTTGCAGGCGTTGGGTGTATTGTGCGAGTGATGACTGACCGGAAAACGTTGTAA